In the genome of Candidatus Microbacterium phytovorans, one region contains:
- a CDS encoding VOC family protein, which produces MDITIHSSFLPHTDAEASLAFYRDVLGFEVRLDVGYEDMRWITVGPPGQPSTAIVLHPPAVGYDVTEEERTLLLELIAKGSYFGVNLATDDLDGTFARIEAVGADIVQEPIEQDYGVRDAAFRDPAGNLIRIQQTPQKENGHE; this is translated from the coding sequence ATGGACATCACGATCCACTCGAGCTTCCTGCCGCACACGGATGCCGAGGCATCCCTCGCCTTCTACCGCGACGTCCTCGGGTTCGAGGTGCGCCTCGATGTCGGGTACGAAGACATGCGATGGATCACGGTCGGCCCGCCGGGTCAGCCGTCGACGGCGATCGTGCTGCACCCGCCCGCCGTGGGCTACGACGTGACCGAGGAGGAGCGCACGCTGCTGCTCGAACTCATCGCGAAGGGCAGCTACTTCGGCGTCAACCTCGCGACCGACGACCTCGACGGGACGTTCGCGCGCATCGAGGCGGTCGGGGCCGACATCGTGCAGGAACCGATCGAGCAGGACTACGGCGTGAGGGATGCCGCGTTCCGCGACCCGGCGGGCAACCTCATCCGCATTCAGCAGACCCCGCAGAAGGAGAACGGCCATGAGTGA
- a CDS encoding helix-turn-helix transcriptional regulator — translation MDREYARPLDVESLARGVHMSAGHLSRQFRLAYGESPYAYLMTRRIERAMTLLRRGDLTVTEVCFEVGCQSLGTFSTRFTELVGVSPSVYRAQGAPFRPGMLPCIAKQVTRPVRNREAAGGSRS, via the coding sequence ATGGACCGCGAGTACGCGCGTCCGCTCGATGTCGAGTCGCTCGCGCGCGGAGTGCACATGTCGGCCGGCCATCTGAGTCGGCAGTTCCGCCTCGCGTACGGGGAGTCGCCTTACGCGTACCTCATGACGCGCCGCATCGAGCGGGCGATGACCCTCCTCCGACGCGGCGATCTCACCGTCACCGAGGTGTGCTTCGAGGTGGGATGCCAGTCGCTCGGCACATTCAGCACGCGCTTCACCGAACTGGTCGGGGTGTCGCCGAGCGTGTACCGCGCGCAGGGAGCGCCGTTCCGTCCGGGCATGCTGCCGTGCATCGCCAAGCAGGTGACCAGACCGGTCAGGAATCGAGAAGCGGCTGGCGGCAGCCGGTCGTAA
- a CDS encoding N-acetylneuraminate synthase family protein: protein MTVSIGTRTVGPGHPAYVIAEIGLNHNGDVEIAKQLIDVAKRAGADAVKFQKRTPEIATPAHMRDVPRETPWGTMSYLEYRYRVEFGHEEYVEIGDYATMSGLDWFASPWDVPSVHFLEDHNVVAHKVASASLTDREMLEALRATGKPIILSTGMSTLEQIDAAVEVLGRENLILMHATSTYPMEPAEANLRVIPALQARFPGVPVGYSGHERGLQISLAAVALGAVAVERHITLDRTMWGSDHSASLEPAGLEHLVRDIRVIEEALGDGVKRVFPGELAPMAKLRRVPA, encoded by the coding sequence ATGACTGTCAGCATCGGAACGCGCACCGTCGGCCCGGGCCACCCGGCCTACGTCATCGCCGAGATCGGTCTGAACCACAACGGTGACGTCGAGATCGCGAAGCAGCTCATCGATGTCGCCAAGCGCGCCGGCGCCGACGCCGTGAAGTTCCAGAAGCGCACCCCCGAGATCGCGACGCCCGCCCACATGCGCGACGTGCCCCGCGAGACCCCCTGGGGAACGATGTCGTACCTCGAGTACCGCTACCGCGTGGAGTTCGGTCACGAGGAGTACGTCGAGATCGGCGACTACGCCACGATGTCCGGGCTGGACTGGTTCGCGTCGCCGTGGGACGTGCCGTCGGTGCACTTCCTCGAAGACCACAATGTGGTCGCGCACAAGGTGGCATCCGCGTCTCTCACCGACCGCGAGATGCTCGAGGCGCTCCGCGCGACGGGCAAGCCGATCATCCTGTCGACGGGCATGTCGACGCTGGAGCAGATCGACGCCGCCGTCGAGGTGCTCGGCCGCGAGAACCTCATCCTCATGCACGCGACCTCCACGTACCCGATGGAGCCCGCCGAGGCGAACCTCCGTGTGATCCCCGCGCTCCAGGCGCGCTTCCCCGGCGTGCCGGTGGGCTACTCCGGGCACGAGCGCGGGCTGCAGATCTCGCTCGCCGCCGTCGCGCTGGGCGCCGTCGCGGTGGAGCGTCACATCACGCTCGACCGCACGATGTGGGGTTCGGACCACTCGGCATCCCTCGAGCCTGCCGGCCTCGAGCACCTGGTTCGCGACATCCGCGTCATCGAGGAGGCTCTCGGCGATGGTGTGAAGCGCGTCTTCCCCGGCGAGCTCGCGCCGATGGCGAAGCTCCGTCGCGTCCCGGCATGA
- a CDS encoding acylneuraminate cytidylyltransferase, giving the protein MAEPVSDRPAKTDRSGAAITVAIIPARGGSQGVPRKNVLPVGGVPLVARAVAAARAAQRVDRVVVSTDDAEIARVAADAGADVVERPAEIAGSTASSESALLHTLDELARAGHEVGTVVFLQATSPFISSSGIDEAVAMVDGGGYDSAFSAFETYGFLWARDADATATALNHDAARRPRRQDRDPHYWETGAFYAFGAEGFRRSGHRFFGRVGIVAVPELSAVEIDDHAQLALARAIAPLVDDTSEPIDVDAVVTDFDGVHTDDTALIDAHGDERVRVSRSDGMGVARLRRAGIPVLILSTETHPVVGARAAKLQVEVLQSIDDKAAAIERWAAARGIPLSRIAYLGNDVNDVPAMERVGWPIAVADARPEARAIARRVLSRRGGDGAVRELAELVLGA; this is encoded by the coding sequence GTGGCCGAGCCCGTGAGCGATCGACCGGCCAAGACCGATCGATCCGGCGCCGCGATCACGGTCGCGATCATCCCCGCCCGCGGCGGATCGCAGGGGGTTCCCCGGAAGAACGTGCTCCCCGTGGGCGGCGTTCCGCTCGTGGCTCGCGCGGTCGCCGCCGCCCGCGCCGCACAGCGCGTCGACCGGGTGGTCGTTTCCACCGACGACGCGGAGATCGCCCGGGTCGCCGCCGATGCGGGCGCCGATGTCGTCGAGCGCCCCGCCGAGATCGCCGGCTCGACGGCATCCTCGGAGAGCGCACTCCTCCACACCCTCGACGAGCTGGCACGGGCGGGTCACGAGGTCGGCACCGTCGTCTTCCTGCAGGCGACGTCGCCGTTCATCTCCTCCTCCGGCATCGACGAAGCCGTGGCGATGGTCGACGGCGGCGGATACGACTCGGCCTTCTCCGCATTCGAAACGTACGGTTTCCTCTGGGCGAGAGACGCGGATGCCACCGCCACCGCCCTCAACCATGACGCCGCACGCCGTCCCCGACGGCAGGACCGCGACCCTCACTACTGGGAGACGGGCGCGTTCTACGCGTTCGGGGCGGAGGGGTTCCGCCGATCCGGGCACCGGTTCTTCGGCCGCGTCGGCATCGTGGCCGTGCCGGAGTTGTCGGCGGTCGAGATCGACGATCACGCACAGCTCGCGCTCGCCCGCGCGATCGCTCCGCTCGTCGACGACACGTCCGAACCGATCGACGTGGATGCCGTCGTCACCGACTTCGACGGCGTCCACACCGACGACACCGCCCTCATCGACGCGCACGGTGACGAGCGGGTGCGGGTGAGCCGATCCGACGGCATGGGGGTGGCGCGGCTGCGACGTGCCGGCATCCCCGTCCTCATCCTGTCCACCGAGACCCACCCGGTCGTCGGCGCGCGGGCGGCGAAGCTGCAGGTCGAGGTGCTCCAGTCGATCGACGACAAGGCCGCGGCGATCGAGCGCTGGGCGGCGGCCCGAGGCATCCCGCTGTCGCGCATCGCGTATCTCGGCAACGACGTGAACGACGTGCCCGCCATGGAACGGGTGGGCTGGCCGATCGCGGTGGCCGACGCGCGTCCCGAGGCGCGGGCGATCGCCCGACGGGTGCTCAGCCGCCGCGGCGGCGACGGCGCGGTGCGCGAACTCGCCGAACTCGTCCTCGGCGCCTGA
- a CDS encoding Gfo/Idh/MocA family oxidoreductase: MIRLATIGTSTITERFIEAVSRVDGIAVEIAYSRDLDRGRAFAERTGIPDAVDDLAALAGRVDAVYVGSPNGAHATQARAAIDLGLHVFLEKPATPTSEEFAELVSYAAERGVVVFEGMRNAYDPGLRAVRDLLPKVGVVRRVSFALCQRSARYDLVLNGETPNIFDPALSGGALFDLGVYPLSAAIALFGAPDAVTGVTVTIATGADGAGTALLTYPGFVADIGFSKITASTRPSEIQGELGTLTIDRITDPRVVVFTPLGGEPEEHRIDGDENNMSYEVERFAALVRGDDDPTVDQQRTLAVLRAVEDIRRTAG, encoded by the coding sequence GTGATCAGACTCGCGACCATCGGCACCAGCACCATCACCGAGCGCTTCATCGAGGCGGTGTCGCGCGTGGACGGGATCGCCGTCGAGATCGCGTATTCGCGTGACCTCGACCGGGGTCGTGCGTTCGCGGAGCGCACCGGCATCCCGGATGCCGTCGACGATCTCGCCGCGCTCGCCGGACGGGTCGACGCGGTCTACGTCGGCTCGCCGAACGGTGCGCACGCGACGCAGGCGCGCGCCGCGATCGACCTCGGCCTGCACGTGTTCCTCGAGAAGCCGGCGACCCCGACGTCCGAGGAGTTCGCCGAGCTGGTCAGCTACGCCGCCGAGCGGGGCGTGGTGGTCTTCGAGGGCATGCGCAACGCGTACGACCCGGGCCTGCGGGCGGTGCGCGACCTGCTGCCGAAGGTCGGCGTCGTGCGGCGCGTCTCGTTCGCGCTGTGCCAGCGGTCGGCCCGCTACGACCTGGTCCTGAACGGGGAGACGCCGAACATCTTCGACCCCGCACTGTCGGGAGGGGCGCTGTTCGACCTCGGCGTCTACCCGTTGAGTGCTGCGATCGCGCTGTTCGGCGCTCCGGATGCCGTCACCGGCGTGACCGTGACGATCGCGACGGGCGCCGACGGGGCGGGCACCGCGCTGCTCACTTATCCCGGCTTCGTCGCCGACATCGGCTTCTCGAAGATCACCGCCTCGACTCGGCCCAGCGAAATCCAGGGGGAGCTCGGCACGCTCACGATCGACCGGATCACCGACCCCCGTGTCGTCGTGTTCACGCCGCTCGGGGGTGAGCCGGAGGAGCACCGCATCGACGGCGACGAAAACAACATGAGTTACGAGGTGGAGCGCTTCGCGGCGCTGGTGCGCGGCGACGACGACCCGACCGTCGATCAGCAGCGCACTCTCGCGGTGCTGCGCGCCGTGGAGGACATCCGCCGCACCGCAGGCTGA
- a CDS encoding NADP-dependent oxidoreductase yields MKALVYRDFGGSDRFEITDLPAPHIGPDTLVVRVVAAGLNPVDYKVREGYLRGLIDTALPAVPGWDVAGVVEQTGLDTPEFAVGDAVLAYARADVVQHGSLAELMPVPVRTATLKPEGISFEQAAALPLTGLTALQSIERSGLGEGSTVLIHGAAGGVGSFGVQLAKLRGARVIGTASPRNHDYLRDLGAEPVAYGDGLVDAAKQLAPEGFDVIIDFAGGSSLDSTSALLKDGGHVVSIADPRARTEFGGDYVWVRPDAAQLGELAALVADGTLRVEIASTFPLDEGAAAYAQLEEGHTRGKIVVTV; encoded by the coding sequence ATGAAGGCACTCGTCTATCGCGACTTCGGCGGCTCCGACCGCTTCGAGATCACCGACCTCCCCGCTCCCCACATCGGCCCCGACACGCTCGTCGTGCGGGTCGTCGCGGCGGGACTCAACCCCGTCGACTACAAGGTGCGCGAGGGCTACCTCCGCGGCCTCATCGACACGGCCCTCCCCGCCGTTCCCGGGTGGGACGTCGCGGGTGTCGTCGAGCAGACGGGCCTGGACACGCCCGAGTTCGCGGTCGGCGACGCGGTGCTCGCCTACGCGCGCGCCGACGTCGTGCAGCACGGCTCGCTCGCCGAACTCATGCCGGTGCCGGTGCGTACGGCCACCCTCAAGCCCGAGGGCATCAGCTTCGAGCAGGCCGCCGCGCTCCCCCTCACCGGGTTGACCGCGCTGCAGTCGATCGAGCGCTCGGGTCTAGGTGAAGGTTCCACCGTGCTCATCCACGGCGCGGCCGGCGGCGTCGGCTCGTTCGGTGTGCAGCTCGCCAAGCTGCGCGGTGCCCGCGTGATCGGTACCGCGTCGCCCCGCAACCACGACTACCTGCGTGATCTCGGGGCCGAACCGGTCGCGTACGGCGACGGACTCGTGGATGCCGCGAAGCAGCTCGCCCCCGAAGGGTTCGACGTCATCATCGACTTCGCGGGCGGGTCTTCCCTCGACTCCACGTCGGCGCTCCTGAAGGACGGCGGCCACGTCGTCTCCATCGCCGATCCTCGGGCCCGCACCGAGTTCGGCGGCGACTACGTGTGGGTGCGTCCCGACGCGGCGCAGCTCGGCGAGCTCGCGGCTCTCGTCGCCGACGGCACGCTGCGAGTCGAGATCGCCTCGACCTTCCCGCTCGACGAGGGTGCTGCCGCCTATGCGCAGCTGGAGGAGGGCCACACGCGCGGAAAGATCGTCGTCACGGTCTGA
- a CDS encoding alpha/beta hydrolase, with translation MPDPQYIMVGEGHRIATYSWGDEDQPTVVMVHGFASSTKDNWVSTGWVRDLQRAGYRVLALDQRGHGASDKPHDARDYRLRQLAGDVEALLDTYLVDEARYVGYSLGARVGWEVLQDIAPRIPRAVLGGVPDGIPLARLDLDQVRALADHGTPVTDAVTQNYIRLTERVPGNDLRALLAIATGLRESKQADPDPAHAPHQPVLFATGTLDAIIEGSRALAAACPGGQFLEIPDRHHFNAPGSRVFRAAALEFLAG, from the coding sequence ATGCCCGACCCGCAGTACATCATGGTCGGCGAGGGCCATCGCATCGCCACCTACTCGTGGGGTGACGAGGATCAGCCGACGGTCGTCATGGTGCACGGGTTCGCCTCGAGCACGAAGGACAACTGGGTCAGCACCGGGTGGGTGCGCGACCTGCAGCGCGCGGGCTATCGGGTGCTCGCGCTCGACCAGCGCGGCCACGGTGCCAGCGACAAGCCCCACGACGCCCGTGACTACCGCCTGCGGCAGCTGGCCGGAGACGTCGAAGCGCTGCTCGACACCTACCTCGTCGACGAGGCGCGCTACGTCGGCTACTCGCTCGGTGCCCGCGTCGGGTGGGAGGTGCTGCAGGACATCGCCCCCCGCATCCCCCGCGCCGTGCTGGGCGGGGTGCCCGACGGCATCCCCCTCGCCCGTCTCGACCTCGACCAGGTGCGCGCGCTCGCCGACCACGGCACCCCCGTGACGGATGCCGTGACCCAGAACTACATCCGCCTCACCGAGCGCGTGCCGGGGAACGACTTACGGGCCCTTCTGGCGATCGCCACCGGGCTGCGCGAGTCGAAGCAGGCCGACCCCGACCCAGCCCACGCGCCGCACCAGCCGGTGCTGTTCGCGACGGGCACCCTCGACGCGATCATCGAGGGCTCGCGCGCTCTCGCGGCCGCGTGCCCAGGGGGGCAGTTCCTCGAGATCCCCGACCGGCACCACTTCAACGCGCCGGGATCACGTGTGTTCCGCGCCGCCGCGCTGGAGTTCCTCGCCGGCTGA
- a CDS encoding MATE family efflux transporter produces MARTLTTGSPWRVILAFSVPLLIGNVVQQLYQVADAIVVGRWLGVDALAAVGATGSLLFLLLGFAWGLTSGFAIPTARAFGAQDHAAVRRSVASGAVLTGITSVVLTLFAPMLARPGLELLQTPTELMEDAVVFAQISFLGASTMMFFNFLSAIIRAIGDSRTPLVFLTLACVLNVGLVVLMVGPWGWGVAGAALATVLSQAVSVLLCLEYVRRRVPVLHVRRHDWRVTRADLAEHLRLGLPMGFQASIIAIGTLAVQVALNEQGAASVAAYTTASRVDGLAVALLMSLGLATSMFVAQNHGGGRPDRIRRGVVQATWLALGAAVVLGALLILFGAGIVRLFVGDGSDEVVDLAALMLIINGATYSALAVLFILRGALQGLGHTMIPTVTGVVELFARTGAAVVLGAWFGFVGVAWSNPLAWFGAVVILIPAYVRAHRSLARMPVTPAVPTPTAAIPVIGPSDGSMVVDAIVTQPIALPQQPAAAATATRAHLVRVFTRRGVRREGSRRR; encoded by the coding sequence ATGGCCCGCACTCTCACCACCGGAAGCCCCTGGCGCGTCATCCTCGCGTTCTCGGTGCCCCTACTGATCGGCAACGTCGTCCAGCAGCTCTACCAGGTCGCCGATGCGATCGTGGTGGGCCGCTGGCTCGGCGTCGACGCGCTCGCCGCGGTCGGGGCGACGGGCAGTCTGCTGTTCCTGCTGCTGGGGTTCGCGTGGGGACTCACGTCGGGCTTCGCGATCCCGACCGCCCGAGCCTTCGGCGCGCAGGATCACGCGGCCGTGCGTCGGTCGGTCGCCTCCGGCGCGGTGCTCACGGGCATCACGAGCGTCGTGCTCACGCTCTTCGCCCCCATGCTGGCCCGCCCCGGCCTCGAACTGCTCCAGACGCCGACGGAACTCATGGAGGATGCCGTCGTCTTCGCGCAGATCAGCTTCCTCGGCGCGAGCACGATGATGTTCTTCAACTTCCTCTCGGCGATCATCCGCGCCATCGGCGACTCCCGCACGCCCCTCGTCTTCCTGACGCTCGCGTGCGTGCTGAACGTCGGACTCGTCGTGCTCATGGTGGGTCCGTGGGGCTGGGGTGTCGCCGGGGCGGCGCTGGCGACGGTCCTGTCGCAGGCGGTCTCCGTGCTCCTGTGCCTCGAGTACGTGCGCCGCCGTGTGCCGGTGCTCCACGTGCGCCGCCACGACTGGCGCGTGACGCGCGCCGATCTGGCCGAGCACCTGCGCCTCGGCCTGCCGATGGGGTTCCAGGCTTCGATCATCGCGATCGGAACCCTCGCGGTGCAGGTCGCGCTCAACGAGCAGGGTGCGGCCTCCGTCGCGGCGTACACGACGGCATCCCGGGTCGACGGCCTCGCGGTCGCGCTGCTCATGTCGCTCGGCCTCGCCACGTCGATGTTCGTCGCGCAGAACCACGGCGGCGGACGCCCCGACCGCATCCGCCGCGGCGTCGTGCAGGCCACATGGCTGGCGCTCGGGGCGGCGGTCGTGCTCGGCGCGCTGCTCATCCTCTTCGGCGCCGGCATCGTGCGCCTGTTCGTCGGCGACGGCTCCGACGAGGTCGTCGACCTCGCGGCGCTCATGCTCATCATCAACGGCGCCACGTACTCCGCGCTCGCCGTGCTGTTCATCCTGCGGGGCGCGCTGCAGGGACTCGGCCACACGATGATCCCCACCGTCACCGGTGTCGTCGAGCTGTTCGCACGCACGGGAGCCGCGGTCGTGCTGGGAGCCTGGTTCGGGTTCGTCGGCGTCGCCTGGAGCAACCCCCTGGCCTGGTTCGGCGCGGTCGTCATCCTCATCCCGGCGTACGTGCGCGCGCACCGGAGCCTGGCACGGATGCCGGTGACGCCCGCCGTGCCGACACCCACCGCCGCCATCCCCGTCATCGGTCCGAGCGACGGCTCGATGGTCGTCGACGCGATCGTCACGCAGCCGATCGCGCTCCCGCAGCAGCCGGCCGCGGCCGCCACGGCGACCCGCGCCCACCTGGTCCGGGTGTTCACCCGCCGCGGAGTCCGCCGGGAGGGCAGTCGGCGGCGCTGA
- a CDS encoding 3-methyladenine DNA glycosylase, which produces MVEVVEPALWRERERLHAERADLLTAGRRERAARGLTHPVDDFLYTYYSYKPSVLRRWHPGGGVRLGDAAATARAHWRGYRVDGDDVVVDVAGFAGEKELMLRGIAGILRATESRRAQFGCFGLHEWAMVYRQGTHRHPVPLRLGQDETDAVVDAHALGCTHFDAFRFFTPDAVPRNRAPLSRETQAANEQPGCLHANMDLYKWAVKLGPLVPGDVLLDAFELARDIRTLDMRASPYDLADWGYAPVAIETAEGKAEYVAQQRGFAERAAPLRATLRAIVSTALSAAR; this is translated from the coding sequence GTGGTCGAGGTGGTCGAACCCGCACTCTGGCGCGAGCGGGAACGTCTGCACGCGGAGCGCGCCGACCTGCTGACCGCCGGGCGCCGCGAGCGCGCCGCCCGCGGCCTCACGCATCCCGTCGACGACTTCCTGTACACCTACTACAGCTACAAGCCGTCGGTGCTGCGCCGCTGGCATCCGGGCGGGGGAGTGCGACTCGGGGATGCCGCGGCCACCGCCCGCGCGCACTGGCGGGGGTACCGCGTCGACGGTGACGACGTCGTCGTCGATGTCGCGGGGTTCGCGGGGGAGAAGGAGCTCATGCTGCGCGGCATCGCCGGCATCCTCCGGGCGACGGAGAGCCGACGCGCGCAGTTCGGGTGCTTCGGGCTGCACGAGTGGGCGATGGTCTACCGGCAGGGAACGCATCGGCATCCCGTGCCGCTCCGGCTCGGACAGGACGAGACGGATGCCGTCGTCGATGCGCACGCGCTCGGGTGCACCCATTTCGACGCGTTCCGCTTCTTCACCCCCGACGCCGTGCCGCGCAACCGTGCGCCGTTGTCGCGGGAGACGCAGGCGGCGAACGAGCAGCCGGGGTGTCTCCACGCGAACATGGACCTCTACAAATGGGCCGTCAAGCTCGGTCCGCTCGTGCCCGGCGACGTGCTGCTCGACGCGTTCGAGCTCGCGCGCGACATCCGCACGCTCGACATGCGCGCCTCTCCCTACGACCTCGCCGACTGGGGATACGCGCCGGTGGCGATCGAGACCGCGGAGGGGAAGGCCGAGTACGTCGCGCAGCAGCGAGGCTTCGCCGAACGCGCCGCGCCGTTGCGGGCGACGTTGCGGGCGATCGTCAGTACCGCGTTGAGCGCAGCGCGGTAG
- a CDS encoding DUF808 domain-containing protein — MSVGLLAVVDDILSAALKASAKSAGVVIDDAAVTPQYVQGITPARELPVVGKIALGSLANKFLLIIPAAMLLTAFAPWVLPWLLIVGGAYLCFEGAEKVLEWFGFHHGHEDEGGRDEKRLVAGAIRTDLILSTEIMLISLSNIDPDLSVWMRLAVLALIALLMTGLVYGAVALLVKIDDIGLRMAKNPSRRVRHTGTRIVRSMPVVFRVISIVGTVAMLWVGGHLLLVNLGEVGWHFPVDVLHGVEHALEPLGGFIVWLGDTAVSAVAGLAAGLVIVGVVLGVARLFGRRPSFSEGGEAPNSAH, encoded by the coding sequence GTGTCCGTTGGTCTGCTCGCCGTCGTCGACGACATCCTCAGTGCTGCGCTCAAGGCGTCGGCGAAGTCGGCGGGTGTCGTGATCGACGACGCCGCCGTCACTCCGCAGTACGTGCAGGGCATCACCCCCGCCCGCGAACTCCCGGTCGTCGGCAAGATCGCCCTCGGGTCGCTCGCGAACAAGTTCCTGCTCATCATCCCCGCGGCGATGCTGCTGACGGCCTTCGCTCCGTGGGTGCTGCCGTGGCTGCTCATCGTCGGCGGTGCGTACCTCTGCTTCGAGGGCGCCGAGAAGGTGCTCGAGTGGTTCGGGTTCCACCACGGCCACGAAGACGAGGGCGGTCGCGACGAGAAGCGGCTCGTGGCCGGCGCGATCCGCACCGACCTCATCCTCTCCACCGAGATCATGCTGATCTCGCTGTCCAACATCGACCCCGACCTGAGCGTGTGGATGCGGCTCGCCGTGCTCGCCCTGATCGCCCTGCTGATGACCGGCCTCGTCTACGGCGCTGTCGCCCTCCTCGTGAAGATCGACGACATCGGACTGCGGATGGCCAAGAACCCGTCGCGTCGGGTGCGCCACACCGGGACGCGCATCGTCCGGTCGATGCCGGTCGTCTTCCGCGTCATCAGCATCGTCGGCACGGTCGCGATGCTCTGGGTCGGCGGTCATCTCCTCCTCGTCAACCTCGGCGAGGTCGGCTGGCACTTCCCCGTCGACGTGCTGCACGGCGTCGAGCACGCGCTCGAGCCGCTCGGCGGATTCATCGTCTGGCTGGGCGACACGGCCGTGTCGGCCGTCGCGGGGCTGGCGGCGGGACTCGTGATCGTCGGGGTCGTGCTCGGCGTCGCGAGGCTGTTCGGCCGTCGCCCGTCGTTCTCCGAGGGCGGCGAGGCCCCGAACTCCGCGCATTGA
- a CDS encoding serine hydrolase: MTSPVPPAAVLALTESLSSEGLDPHALVVARHGEVVASHAWTPWAIDRPALSYSASKTFTSLAIGLLEAEGRLTLDASAGDLLGLPNPHGITVRHLLTMNTGHNTSQIEAFGFDVAALLSTPPAATPGTAFAYNSDATYALSCIVTALTGEQLTDYLRPRLLDPLGIGRRWMTPVRGVDLGASGFHLTTEDLARLGIMLGDGGRFAGVQVVPASYIDELSRAWSDTRDPAQPDDPDNDWTYGYGYQVWRGREGFRVDGAYGQFAVVLPERGLVIAYQGATLDTQRTMRAFWRFAEAVEVADAAAGADTAARAEPGSVGASDAWDSRSSLAPAPDGTMDATGALLDDTRAGWSLTLPPTVTGGAAQTFAVGAAGWTRTVLDLPAPADTAPPVVTVRPAEAGAVVVVEARGEADADGILVHVVVATSPHRLIVRRGGNGEITAAWHTVPLGGGTLATVAVPAWVAE, translated from the coding sequence ATGACTTCCCCCGTGCCCCCGGCCGCCGTCCTCGCTCTCACCGAGAGCCTGTCGTCCGAAGGGCTCGACCCGCACGCCCTCGTCGTCGCGCGTCACGGCGAGGTCGTCGCCTCGCACGCGTGGACGCCGTGGGCGATCGACCGGCCGGCGCTGTCGTACTCGGCATCCAAGACCTTCACCTCGCTCGCCATCGGACTGCTCGAGGCCGAGGGGCGGCTCACGCTCGACGCGTCGGCGGGCGACCTCCTCGGACTGCCGAACCCGCACGGCATCACCGTGCGTCACCTGCTGACGATGAACACGGGCCACAACACATCGCAGATCGAGGCCTTCGGCTTCGACGTGGCGGCGCTCCTGTCCACCCCGCCCGCGGCGACCCCGGGCACGGCGTTCGCGTACAACTCGGATGCCACGTACGCGCTGTCGTGCATCGTCACGGCTCTCACGGGTGAGCAGCTGACCGACTACCTCCGTCCGCGACTGCTCGATCCGCTCGGTATCGGCCGGCGCTGGATGACGCCGGTGCGCGGTGTCGATCTCGGCGCATCGGGCTTCCACCTCACCACCGAGGACCTCGCGCGTCTCGGCATCATGCTCGGTGACGGCGGGCGCTTCGCGGGCGTGCAGGTCGTGCCGGCCTCGTACATCGACGAACTGTCGCGGGCGTGGTCGGATACGCGAGACCCCGCGCAACCGGACGATCCCGACAACGACTGGACCTACGGGTACGGGTATCAGGTCTGGCGCGGTCGCGAGGGCTTCCGGGTCGACGGCGCCTACGGGCAGTTCGCCGTCGTGCTCCCCGAGCGCGGCCTCGTGATCGCCTACCAGGGCGCGACGCTCGATACGCAGCGCACGATGCGCGCGTTCTGGCGCTTCGCCGAGGCGGTCGAGGTGGCCGATGCGGCGGCGGGGGCCGACACCGCAGCGCGTGCGGAACCGGGCAGCGTGGGCGCGTCCGACGCGTGGGACTCCCGCTCCTCCCTCGCACCGGCGCCGGACGGGACCATGGATGCCACGGGGGCGCTCCTCGACGACACCCGCGCCGGTTGGAGCCTCACCCTCCCGCCCACCGTCACCGGCGGGGCCGCGCAGACGTTCGCCGTCGGGGCCGCGGGATGGACCCGCACCGTCCTCGACCTCCCGGCCCCGGCCGATACGGCACCGCCGGTCGTCACCGTCCGCCCGGCCGAGGCGGGAGCCGTCGTCGTGGTCGAGGCGCGCGGCGAAGCGGATGCCGACGGCATCCTCGTCCACGTCGTGGTCGCCACGTCACCGCACCGCCTGATCGTGCGCCGCGGCGGGAACGGCGAGATCACCGCCGCATGGCACACCGTGCCGCTGGGCGGTGGGACCCTCGCCACCGTGGCCGTGCCGGCGTGGGTCGCGGAGTGA